Below is a genomic region from Flavobacterium ginsengisoli.
ATGCTATATCATTTTTTAAAAAAGGTTTTTATATTTATTTCTGCCATTACTGGATTTTTTGGTTATTCGCAGGATTTAAAATTGCAATATAATCAGCCTGCTGTTGAGTGGACAGAAGCTTTGCCAATAGGAAATGGTACGCTTGGGGCAATGGTTTTTGGAAGGGTCGATTCTGAATTAATTCAACTAAATGAAGCTACTTTGTGGAGCGGAGGACCTGTACAGAAAAATATGAATCCAGATGCATTTAAAAACTTGGCATTAATTAGAGAAGCATTAAAAAATGAAGATTTTGAAAAGGCGAATGAATTGACTAAAAACATGCAAGGAGCTTATAGCGAAAGCTTTATGCCTTTAGGAGATCTGATTCTAAAACAGGATTTTGGCGGGAAAAAGACAGATTCTTATAACAGAAGTCTTGACATTCAAACAGGATTAGCGGTAACCAATTTTAAAGTTGACGGTGTAAATTACAAAAGAGAAATCTTCGCATCAGCGCCTGCACAATGTATTGTGATAAAACTTTCTGCAGATCAGTTAAAAAAACTTTCTATTGCAATTGATGCTTCAAGTCTTTTGAAAAATCAGAAAGTAGTTCAAAATCAATCTTTGGTTTTAAAAGGTAAAGCACCTTCTCATTCAGATCCAAGTTATATTGATTATAATAAGGAGCCTGTTGTTTATGAAGACGCATCAGGATGTAGAGGAATGCGTTTTGAATTGATTATTAAACCAATTGTAAAAGATGGAGAAATAACTTCTGAAGGAAATAGATTAGTTATAAAAAATGCATCTGAAATACTGCTTTTTGTTTCGGCAGCGACAAGCTTTAATGGATTTGATAAATGTCCAGACAGTCAAGGAAAAGATGAACATCAATTTGCTGAAACTCCAATTAAAAAAGCTAGTGTTAAGAAATACGATGTTTTATTTAAAGAACATAAAGAAGATTTTCAAAAATTCTTTAACCGAATTTCATTACAATTAAATGTAAACGAAACCAATAAATCTAATTTGCCAACCGATATTCGATTAGAACAATATGCAAAAGGTGAAAAAGATGCTGGACTGGAAGCTTTATTTTTTCAATACGGCCGTTATTTATTAATTTCTTCTTCGCGTACACACAACGCACCAGCAAACTTACAAGGAATTTGGAACAATAAACTTCGTGCGCCTTGGAGCAGACAATTATACGACCAACATTAATCTACAGATGAATTATTGGCCAGTAGAATCAGGAAATCTGTCTGAAATGTTTTTTCCGTTAGACGAATTCATTAATAATGTTTCTATAACAGGAGCAGAAACAGCCAAAAGTTATTACCATGCAAATGGCTGGGTTTTGCATCATAACTCAGATATCTGGGCAATGACAAATCCGGTAGGCGATTTTGGAAAAGGAGATCCAATGTGGGCCAATTGGTACATGGGGGCCAATTGGTTGAGCAGACATTTGTGGGAACATTATCAATATACGGGCGATTTAACGTATCTTAAAAAAGTATATCCGATAATGAAAGGAGCTGCAGAGTTTAGTTTAGAATGGCTTCAAAAAGATAAAAATGGTTATTTGGTAACGATGCCTTCTACTTCTCCAGAAAATATATTTTATTATGATGGAAAAAAGAAAGGAACTGTTACAACAGCTTCTACAATGGACATCGGAATTATAAAAGATTTATTCGAAAATACAATTGAGGCTTCTAAAATTTTAAATACAGATGTTGATTTCAGAAAAACTGTAAGTAAAGCAGAAGAACAATTGTTGCCATTTCAAATAGGAAGCAAAGGACAACTGTTAGAATGGTATAAAGATTTTGAAGAAGAAGATCCGCATCATAGACATACTTCTCATTTGTATGCTTTGCATCCTGCCAATTTGATTTCTCCATTGAAAACTCCTGAGTTAGCAAATGCTGCCAAGAAAACGCTAGAACTTCGCGGAGACGATGGAACAGGCTGGAGCTTGGCATGGAAAGTAAATATGTGGGCGAGACTTTTAGATGGAAATCATGCTTATCAATTATTCAAAAATCAGTTGCGATTAACAAAGGAAAATAACACAGAGTATAATAGACACGGAGGTTGTTATCCGAATCTTTTTGATGCGCATCCGCCATTTCAAATTGATGGAAATTTTGCAGGAACAGCTGGTGTAATCGAAATGCTAATGCAGAGTCAGAATCAAGAAATTCATTTGCTTCCCGCTTTGCCAGATGCTTGGACAGATGGCGAAATTAAAGGTATTAAAGCAAAAGGAAATTTCTCTGTAGATATAAATTGGAAAGATGGGAAAATGAGTAAGACGAAAATTGTATCTAATAACGGAGGAACTTGCACTGTAAGAGCTGCAGAACCATTTGTGGTA
It encodes:
- a CDS encoding glycoside hydrolase family 95 protein, translating into MLYHFLKKVFIFISAITGFFGYSQDLKLQYNQPAVEWTEALPIGNGTLGAMVFGRVDSELIQLNEATLWSGGPVQKNMNPDAFKNLALIREALKNEDFEKANELTKNMQGAYSESFMPLGDLILKQDFGGKKTDSYNRSLDIQTGLAVTNFKVDGVNYKREIFASAPAQCIVIKLSADQLKKLSIAIDASSLLKNQKVVQNQSLVLKGKAPSHSDPSYIDYNKEPVVYEDASGCRGMRFELIIKPIVKDGEITSEGNRLVIKNASEILLFVSAATSFNGFDKCPDSQGKDEHQFAETPIKKASVKKYDVLFKEHKEDFQKFFNRISLQLNVNETNKSNLPTDIRLEQYAKGEKDAGLEALFFQYGRYLLISSSRTHNAPANLQGIWNNKLRAPWSRQLYDQH
- a CDS encoding glycosyl hydrolase family 95 catalytic domain-containing protein: MNYWPVESGNLSEMFFPLDEFINNVSITGAETAKSYYHANGWVLHHNSDIWAMTNPVGDFGKGDPMWANWYMGANWLSRHLWEHYQYTGDLTYLKKVYPIMKGAAEFSLEWLQKDKNGYLVTMPSTSPENIFYYDGKKKGTVTTASTMDIGIIKDLFENTIEASKILNTDVDFRKTVSKAEEQLLPFQIGSKGQLLEWYKDFEEEDPHHRHTSHLYALHPANLISPLKTPELANAAKKTLELRGDDGTGWSLAWKVNMWARLLDGNHAYQLFKNQLRLTKENNTEYNRHGGCYPNLFDAHPPFQIDGNFAGTAGVIEMLMQSQNQEIHLLPALPDAWTDGEIKGIKAKGNFSVDINWKDGKMSKTKIVSNNGGTCTVRAAEPFVVDKLNIKSEKSTIGYTAVFATKKGISYSITPEKQ